In the genome of Capra hircus breed San Clemente chromosome 5, ASM170441v1, whole genome shotgun sequence, one region contains:
- the IGFBP6 gene encoding insulin-like growth factor-binding protein 6 precursor: MTPHRLLPPLLLTLLLAARPGGALARCPGCGQGVSAGCPGGCAEEDGGPAAEGCAEAGGCLRREGQQCGVYTPNCAPGLQCQPPEKEDLPLRALLQGRGRCVRARTPSGENPKESKPQAGTARSQDVNRRDQQRNSGTSTTPVRPNSGGVQDTEMGPCRKHLDSVLQQLQTEVFRGAHTLYVPNCDHRGFYRKRQCRSSQGQRRGPCWCVDRMGQPLPGSSEGGDGSSLCPTGSSG, encoded by the exons ATGACCCCCCACAGGCTGCTGCCGCCACTGCTGCTAACTTTGCTGCTCGCTGCCCGCCCAGGAGGCGCCTTGGCAAGGTGCCCAGGCTGCGGGCAGGGGGTGTCGGCGGGTTGTCCAGGGGGCTGCGCGGAGGAGGATGGGGGGCCGGCGGCGGAAGGCTGTGCGGAAGCTgggggctgtctgaggagggaggGCCAGCAGTGCGGGGTCTACACTCCCAACTGCGCCCCAGGACTGCAGTGCCAGCCGCCGGAgaaagaggatttgcctttgcgGGCGCTACTGCAGGGCCGGGGCCGCTGCGTCCGGGCGCGCACGCCCTCGG GAGAGAATCCTAAGGAGAGTAAGCCCCAAGCAGGGACTGCTCGCTCGCAGGACGTGAACCGCAGAGACCAACAGAGGAACTCGGGGACCTCTACCACTCCTGTCCGGCCCAATTCTGGGGGCGTACAAGACACTGAGATG GGTCCCTGTCGCAAACATCTGGACTCCGTGCTGCAGCAACTCCAGACCGAGGTCTTCCGCGGGGCTCACACCCTCTACGTGCCTAATTGTGACCATAGGGGCTTCTATCGGAAGCGGCAG TGCCGCTCCTCCCAGGGGCAGCGCCGAGGTCCCTGCTGGTGTGTGGATCGCATGGGCCAGCCCCTGCCCGGGTCCTCAGAAGGCGGCGATGGAAGTTCCCTCTGCCCCACCGGCAGCAGCGGCTAA